A window from Uloborus diversus isolate 005 unplaced genomic scaffold, Udiv.v.3.1 scaffold_649, whole genome shotgun sequence encodes these proteins:
- the LOC129233712 gene encoding PWWP domain-containing protein 2A-like: NAPYGIVPPAPVVPKEEEMGATPNGEGTEEKTDKLYALKQRHTYYQIPPGSSQFFFGPFRPFARNAKDKSVRMRRLRPRKVLCSHCKEVFNDNDPNQKKVVCGVVTRNSNKNLQSAVGTGANTGSATNLNQRIATRSTKTDPSEKTVGASADAISSVDSKTDSVHEPVESKPTDFILSKLKSEKMVLRKRKSTELENSDSPAPTEKLKRIDALKTEESENPNGGNSAASKPGLAKTSPVIKISFANPQGKDTVLKIPARIKNASDTEEDSNWSLQENSNYNAKKFASAKAAKKALKKAKKEAQKRTLIQSNSPTTTVLSPSNENGDAHPADKEKHHHHKHKVKKKRKHKNGDADSEKYDLENTDTRNVFNTNGNDGWCLRTNFAGDINVPGELNKPANVFEEVKSKCLHQKLSISLKRLNAKAYMRCSPKYSIEEDSVASDVSTASNISICSGSGSDYGDVPDFPKHSSPLRDMDKVKPLMMRISTHNVKKCVLDLGREMAVGDIVWGKIHGFPWWPGKVLALTVSQRDNGAMLSQQAHVSWFGSSTSSYMPCNQLTPFLDDFKIRFNKKKRGPYKEAIKQAMHEAQLPHKDIATDLSLVAS; encoded by the coding sequence GAATGCACCTTATGGAATTGTTCCACCTGCACCTGTTGTTCCTAAGGAGGAAGAAATGGGTGCTACCCCCAATGGAGAAGGAACTGAAGAGAAAACAGATAAATTATATGCATTGAaacaaaggcatacatattaTCAAATTCCGCCTGGATCATCTCAGTTTTTCTTTGGACCTTTTCGTCCATTTGCTCGCAATGCCAAAGATAAAAGTGTACGAATGAGGAGGTTACGGCCGCGCAAAGTTCTGTGTTCACATTGTAAAGAAGTTTTTAATGACAATGATCCAAATCAAAAAAAGGTTGTTTGTGGTGTAGTGACACGCAACAGCAATAAAAACCTACAGTCTGCTGTAGGAACTGGTGCTAATACGGGTAGTGCAACAAATCTGAATCAAAGAATAGCAACACGTAGTACAAAAACGGACCCTTCTGAAAAAACTGTTGGTGCCTCTGCTGATGCTATCAGTTCAGTAGACTCTAAAACTGACTCTGTACATGAACCTGTTGAATCAAAACCTACTGactttattttatcaaaattaaaaagtgaaaagatgGTTTTAAGAAAGCGAAAGTCTACAGAACTTGAAAATTCTGATTCACCTGCTCCTACGGAGAAACTTAAAAGGATTGATGCcttaaaaacagaagaaagtgaAAATCCCAATGGTGGTAATTCAGCAGCTTCTAAGCCAGGTTTAGCAAAAACAAGTCCTgtgattaaaatttcttttgcaaatcctCAAGGCAAAGATACAGTTTTGAAAATCCCTGCCAGAATAAAGAATGCTAGTGATACTGAAGAAGATAGCAATTGGTCCTTACAAGAAAATTCCAATTACAATGCTAAAAAATTTGCCAGTGCAAAAGCTGCTAAGAAAGCTTTGAAGAAAGCCAAAAAGGAAGCTCAAAAACGAACTCTGATTCAATCCAATTCTCCTACGACTACAGTTTTAAGTCCTAGCAATGAGAATGGGGATGCACATCCTGCAGATAAAGAAAAGCATCATCATCACAAGCATAAAGTCAAAAAGAAACGTAAGCACAAAAATGGGGATGCTGATTCTGAGAAGTATGACTTGGAAAATACAGATACCAGAAATGTGTTCAATACAAATGGCAATGATGGTTGGTGCTTAAGAACTAATTTTGCTGGAGACATTAATGTTCCTGGCGAACTGAACAAACCCGCTAATGTCTTTGAAGAGGTCAAAAGCAAATGTCTCCATCAAAAACTTTCTATTAGTTTAAAACGCCTCAATGCCAAAGCTTATATGCGTTGTAGTCCTAAATACTCTATAGAAGAAGACTCGGTAGCCAGTGATGTTAGTACGGCGAGCAACATCAGCATATGTTCTGGCTCTGGAAGTGACTACGGAGATGTTCCGGACTTTCCGAAGCATTCCTCTCCTCTCAGGGACATGGACAAAGTAAAACCTCTAATGATGAGGATAAGCACGCATAATGtgaaaaaatgtgttttggaCCTTGGTCGAGAAATGGCTGTTGGTGATATTGTGTGGGGAAAGATTCATGGCTTTCCATGGTGGCCAGGAAAGGTCCTTGCATTGACTGTTTCACAAAGGGACAATGGAGCAATGCTTAGTCAACAAGCCCACGTTTCGTGGTTTGGATCATCAACATCGTCTTATATGCCTTGCAACCAGCTAACACCATTTCTAGAcgattttaaaattaggtttaataaaaagaaaaggggaCCTTATAAAGAAGCTATAAAACAAGCAATGCATGAGGCTCAGCTACCACACAAAGACATAGCTACTGATTTAAGTCTAGTGGCTTCATAG